The following are from one region of the bacterium genome:
- the secG gene encoding preprotein translocase subunit SecG: MVTLVNILQILSAIVLIFLVAIQTTKREAGISGTIGGKVTTPFKLKPGYEEWLDKLTMWAAIIFFAISIVVATIYMRK; encoded by the coding sequence ATGGTTACATTGGTGAATATCCTCCAGATATTATCTGCTATCGTGCTCATCTTCTTGGTTGCCATTCAAACTACGAAGAGGGAGGCGGGAATCTCTGGAACTATAGGAGGGAAGGTGACCACTCCCTTTAAGCTCAAGCCGGGCTATGAGGAATGGCTTGATAAGCTCACTATGTGGGCGGCTATAATCTTCTTCGCCATTTCCATCGTCGTCGCCACTATTTATATGAGAAAATAG
- a CDS encoding family 14 glycosylhydrolase has protein sequence MNWRLLCLLFFLSFLLTGQDTPSSVSIILGETNRSFGISCPSGGDGVNYPATLRGKTARYNDQENRSFYIYFQVDDSFIFGGKNEVYITIEYFDDFGPFTLQYDSIDTPYKDLPMETRLGSYKWQKITFHITDAQFSNRQNWQADFRIFSPSNKIYIHSVEVSKERPKDYDPERRILKIMQESKLKPAKSIQGREVTFGNDATESQAALFKSLGVTSIESYVTWETVEPEKDKWNWERWDKQVEILKKYGLKWVPFLIVGPAYSTPRWFRESDEHLGAVCLEHNISSKIESIWNPNLPKWIERFLSAFAQRYGKTGVIESVLIGITGDYGEAIFPVWGGGWTFQIPGIYHTHPGYWCGDEFARKSFKEEMKKKYGSIEKLNEAWGTSFPSFEDVEFPPLKVSPEIREDAPTPPGVFEAKTAQDRRRWLDFINWYRGEMTKWADWWLATTKKYFPDTEVYLCTGGDAVPPHGSDFAEQCKVAAKNKAGVRITNEGSDYATNFYLTHWVASAGKFYGAFYGFEPASGVNEKGIVARIYNVVAAGARQLHEYNTNIISSEERMRIFRENYPFLDKMPEPKVDVAVLYPKTSLALRWADFPPRAPLLRDIIDYDFIDETMLRDGALKKYKFFLIIAGDFIEKDDLAIIKKWVEDGGILFSCGVAKMATVEGDYSLFEQLFNGEGGIKRLGKGKTHYIPIGWNESEKLFSLLVEKLREEGCPVPDGVKDGVYATLFPNHLLVLNTNDKEVEKTFILPQKSLSVKLPPNSIRKIKID, from the coding sequence ATGAATTGGAGGCTTCTCTGTCTGCTCTTCTTCCTTTCCTTCCTTTTAACAGGGCAAGATACCCCTTCTTCTGTCTCCATTATCCTTGGGGAAACAAATCGTTCCTTCGGCATATCCTGTCCTTCGGGTGGGGACGGCGTGAATTATCCTGCAACTCTAAGAGGGAAAACCGCCCGCTACAATGACCAAGAAAACCGCTCATTCTACATCTACTTCCAAGTTGACGATTCCTTCATCTTCGGTGGCAAAAACGAGGTTTACATCACGATAGAATATTTTGACGATTTCGGACCCTTCACCCTCCAATATGATTCCATAGATACCCCCTATAAAGACTTGCCTATGGAGACGAGACTTGGCAGCTACAAGTGGCAGAAAATCACATTCCATATAACAGACGCCCAATTCTCAAATAGACAAAACTGGCAGGCTGATTTCCGCATCTTTTCTCCCTCAAATAAAATCTATATCCATTCGGTAGAGGTCTCAAAGGAAAGACCAAAAGACTATGACCCTGAAAGGAGGATTTTGAAGATAATGCAGGAAAGCAAGCTCAAACCCGCGAAGAGCATTCAGGGAAGAGAGGTAACCTTCGGCAACGACGCGACGGAAAGCCAAGCTGCCCTCTTCAAGAGTTTGGGAGTTACAAGCATTGAATCATATGTCACCTGGGAAACAGTGGAGCCGGAGAAAGACAAGTGGAATTGGGAGAGATGGGATAAACAAGTTGAGATTTTGAAGAAATATGGCTTGAAATGGGTTCCTTTCCTCATCGTGGGACCAGCTTATTCAACTCCGAGATGGTTCAGGGAATCAGATGAGCATCTCGGAGCGGTCTGCCTGGAGCATAATATATCAAGCAAGATAGAATCAATCTGGAATCCCAATCTCCCGAAATGGATTGAAAGATTTCTCTCCGCCTTTGCTCAACGGTATGGGAAAACGGGCGTTATTGAATCTGTCCTCATAGGCATAACGGGAGATTACGGAGAGGCGATATTTCCCGTTTGGGGTGGAGGCTGGACATTCCAAATCCCGGGCATCTACCACACCCATCCCGGTTATTGGTGTGGAGACGAGTTCGCGAGGAAATCCTTTAAAGAAGAAATGAAGAAAAAATATGGGAGCATAGAGAAGCTCAACGAGGCTTGGGGAACCTCCTTCCCCTCTTTTGAGGATGTTGAATTCCCTCCTCTTAAGGTCTCTCCCGAGATAAGGGAAGATGCCCCAACTCCTCCCGGCGTATTTGAGGCTAAGACAGCACAGGATAGAAGGAGATGGCTGGATTTCATCAACTGGTATAGGGGGGAAATGACGAAATGGGCTGATTGGTGGCTAGCGACAACCAAGAAATATTTCCCCGATACGGAGGTCTATCTCTGCACCGGTGGAGATGCCGTCCCGCCCCACGGTAGCGATTTCGCCGAGCAATGCAAGGTCGCTGCTAAAAACAAAGCAGGAGTTAGGATAACAAACGAAGGCTCCGATTACGCTACGAACTTCTATCTCACCCATTGGGTTGCATCCGCTGGCAAATTCTATGGCGCATTTTACGGCTTTGAGCCAGCATCAGGCGTGAATGAGAAGGGTATAGTGGCAAGGATTTATAATGTGGTCGCCGCCGGTGCTAGGCAACTGCACGAATACAATACCAACATAATAAGCTCGGAAGAGAGGATGAGGATATTTAGGGAGAATTATCCTTTCCTTGATAAGATGCCTGAACCGAAGGTGGATGTAGCGGTCCTCTATCCCAAAACCTCACTTGCCCTCCGTTGGGCGGATTTCCCACCAAGAGCCCCCCTTCTCAGGGATATTATAGATTACGATTTCATTGACGAGACAATGCTGAGGGACGGTGCATTGAAGAAATACAAGTTCTTCCTCATTATAGCAGGCGATTTCATTGAGAAAGATGATTTAGCAATTATCAAAAAATGGGTGGAGGATGGTGGAATCCTCTTCTCCTGCGGGGTCGCTAAAATGGCAACCGTTGAGGGAGATTATTCTCTCTTTGAGCAGCTCTTCAATGGGGAAGGGGGAATCAAGAGATTGGGGAAAGGAAAGACGCATTACATTCCAATTGGCTGGAATGAGAGCGAGAAGCTCTTCTCTCTGTTAGTTGAGAAATTGAGGGAAGAAGGATGTCCCGTGCCAGATGGAGTAAAGGACGGCGTCTACGCAACCCTCTTTCCCAATCACCTTCTCGTTCTCAACACCAACGACAAGGAAGTGGAGAAAACTTTTATTCTTCCCCAAAAGAGCTTGAGCGTTAAGCTTCCTCCTAATTCAATAAGGAAAATCAAAATAGATTAA
- the amrA gene encoding AmmeMemoRadiSam system protein A: MNTLRVEEKKELLNIARTSIEEYLKNRRIPTFSPSSTTLLERKGAFVTLKKAGFLRGCIGMIEALKPLYQTVAEMAVAAAIEDPRFPPLTLDELPLITIEISVLSPLEEVKDIEEIEVGKHGLYIIRGFYRGLLLPQVATENNWDRETFLQHTCLKAGLPIDCWQDPETKIYKFSAEVFSEEELD, translated from the coding sequence ATGAATACCTTGAGAGTAGAGGAAAAGAAGGAGCTATTGAATATAGCGAGAACCTCCATTGAGGAGTATCTCAAAAATAGGAGAATCCCTACTTTCTCTCCCTCCTCCACCACCCTTCTGGAGAGAAAAGGCGCCTTCGTTACCCTCAAGAAAGCGGGATTCCTCCGGGGATGTATCGGCATGATAGAAGCCCTAAAACCACTATATCAAACAGTAGCCGAAATGGCTGTGGCAGCCGCTATTGAAGACCCTCGCTTTCCGCCCTTGACCTTGGACGAGCTCCCCCTTATAACAATAGAGATTTCCGTCCTCTCCCCACTTGAAGAAGTGAAAGATATTGAGGAAATAGAGGTCGGAAAGCACGGGCTGTATATTATCAGGGGCTTTTATAGAGGATTGCTTCTTCCTCAAGTGGCAACGGAAAACAATTGGGATAGGGAAACCTTCCTTCAACACACCTGCCTAAAAGCAGGTCTCCCCATAGATTGCTGGCAGGACCCGGAGACGAAAATCTATAAATTCTCCGCAGAGGTGTTCAGTGAAGAGGAATTAGATTGA
- a CDS encoding arsenate reductase ArsC translates to MKKVLFICIHNSARSQMAEALLNNLYPENYIAYSAGIEPAERVNPFVVKALAEIGIDISKNRPKSLGEFNGWEFDYVVTVCEEGKENCPFFPGGRIYLHKSFPDPASLQGSDEEIMEKVREIREGIKEWLIETFSQEKGGGIELRL, encoded by the coding sequence ATGAAAAAAGTCCTTTTCATCTGTATTCATAATTCCGCCCGCTCCCAAATGGCTGAAGCTCTCTTGAATAATCTCTATCCAGAGAATTACATAGCCTATAGCGCGGGAATTGAGCCCGCCGAAAGGGTCAATCCCTTTGTGGTTAAAGCTTTGGCGGAAATAGGAATAGATATATCCAAGAATCGCCCCAAAAGCTTGGGGGAATTCAACGGCTGGGAATTTGATTATGTGGTAACTGTCTGCGAAGAGGGAAAGGAGAATTGCCCCTTCTTCCCTGGTGGGAGGATATACCTCCACAAGAGCTTCCCCGACCCCGCCTCTTTACAGGGCTCAGATGAGGAGATTATGGAAAAGGTCAGGGAAATCAGAGAGGGAATCAAGGAATGGCTCATTGAGACCTTCTCTCAAGAGAAAGGAGGAGGGATAGAGCTTCGCTTATGA
- a CDS encoding NTP transferase domain-containing protein: MKINSPFPQEGWVAVILAGGKGTRMSSERNKVCHSVGGIPVINRTIATLKNCGFPNILVVVGHKYKEVITTVEKEFKDVNFVLQEEPKGTGHAVKCACSYLQTINFQGNLLIIAGDKIVEGESLMAMREEFEKGGYDLLLATCLSEGKSFGRIIRDEAGKVMAILESKGREKDFPPTGETNQSIYMFKASPLYEALPLIKQDPHSGEEQVTDVVSLFYEKGLSIGTFIVDKEKILTFNTPEELSEIEGKVGKVQFIEKKENLLNERSLKPAREWLSIFYGDEIKSVLKGIYGNEAWLWERRRRDFQRLLEEFIKAMGEDALVFLVRSPAKLNILGRHIDHRGGMINSISIDREILMVVHPREDDIVHLVNSDESYPPRSFSISEEFAKYRWLDWAELINLPDLKNEIAQSKGDWVNYAKASVLMLQERFRDRLFKGFDALVFGDIPVGSGLSSSSALVVAFAEASCLINGLKIPEERFVHLCGEGEWFVQTRGGMGDHAGIKFGSPFCVNQFSFHPFSYVQSVPLPKGYAILYAYSHQKAQKAGWARDTFNQRIAAYEIGTRLLKREIEIEHLRDLHPEEKGLSDEEIFRLLKALPISMRKEDVLRELGEEGEEVLERCNADHLDVFPVRGVCLFGIAECARSRICPELLKNGDIHSLAELINISHDGDRVKRLNEKGEMVPHKNDVSDEYLDKLIKMRGEYPERKEFTLAYQPGDYACSTPEIDYMVDLARRVKGVLGAQILGAGLGGSIMILAEEEAVADVERALIEGYYEPRGLEPRMGRCVPIKGAGIINI, encoded by the coding sequence ATGAAGATTAACTCCCCCTTTCCGCAAGAGGGTTGGGTTGCGGTAATCCTCGCCGGCGGTAAAGGAACGAGGATGAGTTCTGAAAGAAACAAGGTCTGCCATTCGGTTGGTGGAATACCAGTTATAAATAGGACGATAGCCACCCTTAAGAACTGCGGTTTCCCCAACATTTTGGTCGTCGTGGGTCATAAATACAAGGAGGTAATCACCACCGTTGAGAAGGAATTCAAGGATGTCAACTTCGTTCTCCAAGAAGAACCAAAGGGAACGGGACATGCGGTGAAATGCGCCTGTTCTTATCTCCAAACGATAAATTTCCAGGGAAATCTCCTCATTATCGCCGGGGACAAGATAGTTGAGGGCGAATCGCTAATGGCTATGAGGGAAGAGTTTGAAAAAGGAGGCTACGACCTTCTCCTCGCAACCTGCCTTTCGGAGGGGAAGAGCTTTGGGCGGATAATACGGGATGAGGCAGGAAAGGTCATGGCAATTCTGGAGAGCAAGGGAAGGGAAAAGGACTTCCCCCCAACCGGCGAAACGAATCAATCCATTTACATGTTCAAAGCTTCTCCACTCTACGAAGCACTTCCACTGATTAAACAAGACCCCCATAGCGGAGAGGAACAGGTAACGGATGTAGTTTCCCTCTTCTATGAGAAAGGTCTGTCAATAGGGACTTTCATAGTTGATAAGGAGAAAATCCTCACCTTCAATACTCCCGAGGAGCTAAGTGAAATAGAGGGGAAAGTTGGGAAGGTGCAATTCATAGAGAAAAAAGAGAACCTATTGAATGAGAGAAGCCTCAAGCCCGCGAGAGAATGGCTCTCCATCTTTTATGGAGATGAGATAAAAAGCGTTTTGAAAGGGATATACGGGAATGAAGCCTGGCTTTGGGAAAGAAGACGCAGGGATTTTCAGAGACTGCTTGAAGAATTTATTAAGGCTATGGGAGAAGACGCTCTCGTCTTTCTCGTTCGCTCTCCCGCCAAGCTCAACATCCTTGGGCGTCACATAGACCATAGGGGCGGGATGATTAACAGCATATCAATAGATAGGGAAATCCTTATGGTGGTCCATCCACGAGAGGACGATATTGTTCATCTCGTCAATTCAGATGAATCGTATCCACCTCGCTCCTTCAGCATAAGCGAGGAGTTCGCCAAATATCGCTGGCTTGATTGGGCTGAGCTGATAAATTTACCCGATTTGAAAAACGAAATCGCCCAAAGCAAAGGCGATTGGGTGAATTATGCTAAGGCATCTGTCCTAATGCTTCAGGAGAGGTTTAGGGATAGGCTTTTCAAGGGCTTTGATGCCCTCGTTTTTGGGGATATACCGGTTGGCTCGGGCTTGAGCTCCTCCTCCGCACTGGTAGTCGCCTTCGCTGAGGCTTCCTGCCTAATAAATGGGCTCAAAATCCCCGAGGAGAGATTCGTCCATCTCTGCGGTGAAGGGGAATGGTTCGTTCAGACAAGGGGAGGTATGGGAGACCACGCCGGGATTAAATTCGGCAGCCCCTTCTGCGTTAATCAGTTCTCCTTCCATCCCTTCTCCTATGTCCAAAGCGTTCCCTTGCCAAAAGGCTACGCCATACTCTATGCTTACTCGCATCAAAAAGCTCAAAAAGCGGGATGGGCAAGGGATACTTTCAACCAAAGGATTGCCGCCTACGAAATCGGGACTCGTCTCCTCAAAAGAGAGATTGAGATAGAGCATCTAAGGGACCTCCACCCTGAGGAGAAGGGATTGAGCGATGAGGAGATATTCCGTCTCTTGAAAGCCCTTCCTATATCTATGAGAAAGGAGGATGTGTTGAGGGAGCTGGGAGAGGAGGGAGAGGAGGTTTTGGAGCGCTGTAACGCTGACCATTTGGATGTATTTCCCGTGCGAGGGGTTTGTCTATTCGGCATCGCCGAATGTGCAAGAAGCAGGATTTGTCCCGAGCTACTAAAAAATGGCGATATCCATTCCCTCGCCGAGCTCATAAACATCTCTCACGACGGAGATAGGGTGAAGAGACTTAACGAAAAGGGAGAGATGGTTCCCCATAAGAACGATGTATCGGATGAATATCTTGATAAATTGATAAAAATGAGGGGTGAATATCCGGAAAGGAAAGAATTCACTCTCGCCTATCAGCCCGGCGATTACGCCTGTAGCACCCCTGAGATAGACTATATGGTGGACCTCGCGAGGAGAGTTAAGGGAGTTTTGGGGGCGCAGATTTTGGGGGCGGGGTTGGGAGGCTCAATAATGATTTTGGCTGAGGAAGAAGCGGTTGCGGATGTGGAGAGGGCGTTGATAGAGGGATATTATGAACCGAGAGGGCTGGAGCCGAGGATGGGACGATGCGTTCCCATAAAGGGGGCAGGTATCATCAATATTTAA